The Primulina huaijiensis isolate GDHJ02 chromosome 9, ASM1229523v2, whole genome shotgun sequence genomic interval tatatttaaaaaacctctcaaatattatttttagaaaatgtatGCTGAAATCATTCTCTTGCAATTCAAATTACGAGTTAAAGCACGATTATTACTCAGTCACCtatttcttctctttttctttcaaaatagcatcatttatttattttatatttctcaATACAACATCACTTTATTGCATGTTGCGTCACATTTTAGAAGcatattcaaattcaaaaatgttAGAAATACTTGCCGTCAAGTTTTTAGTTGAGTTGAGGCTGGGCTAAAGCACAACCGAATGCCACCACCATGACTGATTTTTTCCTGATTTTATTTCGTCTCAACTAATATAACTTTTGATATCTTGTTCTTGTTGCTTTTTAAAGGTCCATATGTACCTTCAGGGAGTCCCTCGATTATAGCTGTAGCCTCATGTTAGATAGTTCAAGTCATTTTACCCTAACTAACTTTTTAGATCGATTTCTGTGTAGGATCAGATATTCCAGTTCTCATACTTATACATTCCTCCTTTTCCCCCCCAGGTTTTCAGTTGTTTTGGGCAGTATTTCTGTCTGCATTTTGAAGCATTTCAGCTTGGAATGGCACCCGTATATATAGCATTTTTGCGGTTCATGGGCGATGACAATGAGGCAAAAAACTATAGCTACAGTCTTGAGGTTGGAGGAAATGGGAGGAAAGCAATATGGCATGGAGTGCCAAGAAGTATTCGAGACAACCATCGGAAGGTACGCGATAGTTTTGATGGGTTGATCATTCAACGTAACATGGCACTATTTTTCTCCGGTGGAGACAGGAAAGAACTAAAGCTCAGGGTTACAGGCCGGATTTGGAAAGAGCAGTAACGTTCTTGTAGCTCTCATAGCTTTATCTATTGTTTCATTATAGAAGTATCGTGCGTTCCTCAAGCACAGTGGATCTTATTGTCGTGTATTTTGAAGTTTAGGAGGCAAACTATCTTTGCTCGTCCATGCATCAGATGCACAAACTGGGAATATTTTTCTCGTTAGTTCTGTGCTACGGGCTGTAAGGACATCATTCATGGGTGATCCTGTCTTTCTGTGCTTGAAATAACTTCCTTAAAGTTATCAAGAAACATGAGTTATCAAGTATTGGATGTGTAGTTTTTGTTTTGGATTTAACCTGTGAGAAATggaatatttgtttatttttaatataatcttATTTTTAAACTAGCTATCATAAATTGACAATTTTAGCTATTTGgataataataaatgttaaagTATATAACATTATTATTACAAATTTAGCACCAAAATTATAAATCctcaaaatgaaatattttagcTTAAAAATTCCACATTATCACTTAGTATCAACAAATACTTCTTCAAAACAGTcaatagaaataaataaaatcaattacaACAAATTTATCACTACAAATCagataaaataattctaaaattgaaaaaaaattatatatttatataatcaatttggtttttggattattttgtttatctaaattttgaacaaaaccattttttttgtttgataaatttttaaaacaaatctaAACCTCTAAACCTTGAGCAGAAAATGAACCAAACAACTTTGTGGAAGCAAGTAAAATTTGAATGATACTTTgagtaattaaataattaatatcattgtaaataaatttataatttcatgcgaattttttttaaccGCAAGATTATAAATAATTTGGACAATAATAACTAAAATATGACTCTAAAATGATTCACCAAAAGATAGAAAACTAAAAATGTCACACTCCAAGTGCGCGTTTAATGGATTCTTGTTAATATGTTTGGAGATCATCTACCTTTGAATTTTGCTTGATCTCCCACAAAAGTTAATTAACACCAATTATTCTTGTACTAATACAAAATCAAGATACCTCGTGCAGATTCCTTCCCAGAATCAACAAGAATTCAATACAATCCAATATTTAAAAGATCAATGCACAAATCTGTGTGtgataaacatatatatgttttcttGCATTCAAAATCTTCACGTATAATGTGTATTTTCACAAATTCATTGATGTATGTATAGCCTGAGTGTACGTATGTAAAACTCATACAACCACGTCTGTTGGACGTGTTTGCGATTTCTCAGTGATCCAAGCTCAGCAGAACAACACCGACACCCTTTGATcctgtaattttttttctcgatttttaattaaagtttgCTGCAATGATATTTCTTTCccacattttcttgatttcaacaTTTTGATCTGTGCGtctaaataattgaaatatccATCAGGACCCCTTTGACTTTTGCAGAAAGGAATAGAGAAAAAATGAGTTATTTGAGATAAACACCAAGAATTTCGGATTCTTGTCTGAGTTTCTAGAGGTTGAAATGTCAGTGGAACAAGGAAATGCGGAAACAGATGATGTTTCAGTTCCAGTTTCAGGTAATATCTTGTGTTTGTTATTGTGAATTCATGCTATTTTCTGCAGTGTTTTGTTATTCTAATTAAGAATGTCAATGATTTATGAGTGGCATCATACTACATCTGATGAGATTCTGTAGTTTTAATCTTATGTATATTTCATTTTAAGCTTTCAGGAGTGTGATATCATGATAAATCACAATGCTGAAAACCAAGTTGTATCGTTAGAAGCATGATTTCTCTGCGAGATAATGTGACTGAAAggttatttttcctttttaaaagtattttgtGCATAGTATATTCGGTCATCTTATGTTGAGCGTCGCTTACAATGTGTAGGCGACTTGGATTGCGTGGCATCATCCGAttcattctttcattttcattccttagaaattataataaatGGTATGAGCATATGACCTGGtacaaaaaattttaagattttccCATCGCTAGTATCATCAATGGTTAGTCTTACTTGGAAAATGTGTTGAAGTTTTTGTTTTCCATTTGCATGTAAATCCAAACTTGTTTGAGTTATAGGTAGATTTTTCTTTCTAGGTGAACTATGCTAAAAAAATGGTGAGAAGCAAGTTTTCTGAGATTAATCACCATAATATTTTTGCATCAGATGAACCAGGTTCTTGTCTTTATGATCTCCTACAAAAGGAAACCTCCCCAAACTGGGTTAACTGTCCGAAGGAAGGGCGAAATACTTCGAGTAAGTGTTTGTTAAGATTCATGATTTCTTGTCTCTGTTTCGAGTAAGTGTATCTGTGTATGGTTAGATTCATACTAATGGAAAAGTTATATGAAACTTTGGCTCGCACAACTAGAGTAATCTGGGGAAAGAACGAGAAACTGAATCTGACAAATACTATTTTGTTGTAGTAAATAGATGCCGAATTCATTCGATCTTCATTAATGTGCAATTCTGATTTTTAACTTTGTTGAAATTTTATCAGGTACACAGCGTAGGCTAGAGAGCATGTTATCTGAATCTGGGAATCGATTTTGTGCAGATTGTGGATCAAGAGATCCAAAATGGGTGTAAGTCTCAGTCTCATTAGTTCATCTTCTTGCACTGTTCTTTATGTTATAAGTCCATTATTCTAATATCTTGGTGGTTATGTAGTTGAAAATTTTCACAAGATCTAATTTTGGTTTCATTCGTGGAAATGATTCTCCTGCTATCTTATTTTCATTCcccaacatatatattttccttctttttcaTTCCTCTATACATATACCCTTATAAATGGTAAACTTATCATTAATTCCATAAAATGttcttttattatattatatatacccTAAACAATATGttattgtaaaatattaaagtaACTTGTATTGATATCACTAAATGATCTTAACTTTGTTGCTgtaattcttgtgtttttgtcTCTATAACGAAACTTGTATCTTTATTTCAATGGTCGTGAGCAGATCCTTGAACATTGGAGCATTCATTTGTATCAAATGCTCTGGTGTACATAGAAGTCTTGGAGTGCATATATCAAAGGTGTGGAACACTTGACTTATCAAGTCTACAGTGGAATGAAATTGTGGCTTTGAAATGGCAGTAACCTCATTTCATCTATTTCATGTCTATTTTGCAGGTCTTATCTGTGAAGCTTGACGAATGGACAGATGAGCAAGTAGATGCTTTGATTGAAATGGGAGGAAATGCTGCAGTGAACTCGAAATATGAAGCTTATGTTCcagataattataaaaaattgagACCGGATTCCTCGACAGAGGAGCGTGCCGATTTTATAAGGTAGTAGAAGTACATCCctcctaaaaattttaaattttgtatttaaattttcttaagTAGACTCCCTTTTGGATACACAGGAGAAAATATGAAATGCAACAATTTTTTAACCATGATTTATCATCGTGTTTCCCATCATCTTCTTCAACACCCCACACGAGTTCTTCAGGCTGTCATCCTGAATCTGCCATAGATAATAAGAAGCGCTTGGAAAAACAAACTACAGGTCACAGAATCCAAGCTCTTGGGCAGGCATTTCGTAATAGCTGGAGAAGAGGTGAACACAAGGCGCCAAAGAAAACCAACTCAATGGTAATTGTTCTCGCTACAAGAAATTCTCTTAAATAGAACATTCTCGACTACACTTGAAAAACTGTTGTAAAGAAGAATATATACTGAATTAAGATATGACAAGTAAAGACAATCTTGCAATTTGTGATCCATTTCAATACTTAATTTCTGGTTTGGCATGAGTACATAGCCTGATCATATTCAATCATGTGGTATAGGCAGGTATGGTCGAATTCGTAGGATTGATCAAGGTTAACGTCGTAAGAGGTACTAACCTAGCGGTCCGGGATATGGTGACTAGTGACCCATACGTCATCCTCTCACTGGGAAATCAAGTACTTATCCTGTTATTCTCATTTTATTTTGTCCATTAAATTGTTATAGTAATCTATACACAGCAGTTTTTTATACAAACTGTTTTTTGGTAGTCAATGAAGACGAGGGTCATAAAGAATAATCTCAACCCGGTCTGGAACGAAAGGCTAATGTTGTCGATTCCAGAAAACATTCCACCTTTAAAGTTGGTAAGATTCCCATATGCCTAAAGAAGaatatctatttaattttggGTCAATGAGGGATACACAGGGAAAGATGATAATTTACTGAAACATAGATGAACAAAAACATTGGAATTTGAGGTGCCATGTGTTTTGCTTCTGAGAACATTTTAAACGTTTTTGGGATTGCCTCTACAGAATATATAGAATTCACTTTCTTGGTAAATATCGCCAGGATCCGATTATCTGAATTCCCTGGCGCCTTTTTCTCTTAGAACCCAATATTTCTCTCCAAGGAGTATGCTTTGTGTCATACCCTCTTGCTGGCTCATAGAGTAGTTTACTGCAGGAATGTGTGTTGCCATGTTGGTGAAAATCAAAtcccattatttttttatatgcatGCTTCCGTTCCAAAGTAAATCCAGGAAAAAAAACtaccatattttttttgttgcacCAAGCTTTCCATTTTGGTTGTTTTTATAACCTTACCCTAAGAAACTTTGTGATGGCATGCCAGCTTGTATACGACAAAGATAAGTTCACAACCGATGATTTTATGGGGGAAGCAGAGATCGATATCCAACCACTCATATCTGCTGCAAAAGCTTCCGAGTGCTCCTCGATTAATGAGACAACACAACTCGGAAAGTGGAAAGCAAGCAAAGAGAACACACTTGTAAAAGATGGTGTTATAACCTTAGAAGATGGTAGGGTGAAACAAGATATCTCTATTAAGTTGCAGAATGTTGAACGGGGAGTCTTAGAGATTGAGCTTGAATGTGTGCCTCTTACACAGTAGAAAGTAACCAAAAGCCCTTCCCAGTTCAGTCTCTCCAACGAGCAGCGAAAATATCCATCGAGCACGGCATGTTTGTGAAGTTTCAAGAAGTTGTGTATAGTAGTgttataatgttttttttaaaaaaaaaaattggatgacAAATGAGGACAACAAGGGTAGCACCAACTGTGGTATGGccatatttttttgtatattgttCGCTTCTCTGATTTATAATGGTTTATTGACCAACTTTTGATACtttttgatgaattttttattttaaaaacgttTGTACTAAGGAGGTGTATTCATTCTATACTTTCAAatacttttaatgacttttttttaaatgatggatTTTTGTGGAGTTGatggatttttattgacttttatggaATCTCATAGAATTGTAAAACAAAGTCGCCAGCTGATGATATACTACCACAGATACAACTAAAATTGTCACATTTTTATATCAAGCAGGCCACTATTGGCACTTCAACCTTCAAGGCATAAAGTAGAACTGGGCTGGCGATTTCAAGCTTTTTATACAAACTCAAGCTCCAATTTAGTTGTTCAAAAACTCGTACACTGACTCGCGACCTTAAACTTATCTTTCCAAcatctataaatttaataatgtacaaatttaaaacataactaATTTTTCTATATAAGAAAATACACTCAAAAGTCTGATTGACCTTATGCTTGTAACCCAAGCTCATGAACATAATATCCATGAGACAAAACTTTTGATGCACATGCTACGTGAGCTTGATATTCAGTTGGCCATCCTTATTTTCAGCTTTGTTCAATCGAATTTTTTACAAGAGATGTGACATAAACCTGAGAAATTTAACAAACTCGATTGGTTTGTATTCACACTCACAGCTACAAACAACATATATACTGAAGTCTGAACTAAGTTCTACAGGTCACAGTAAAAAATATAAGCCGTCGAGAACTTCACATTTCATAATCTTGATACAATAAACCATCGGAGGGGCCTCGGCAAAAGTTTTcaatattatcaataaataaaccatagtcataataaaaatgctatcaCAAGCTGCAAAAACACTCGCAGCATATTAGCCATAAAGTGCATACCACTGCACAATGGCAACCATTACATAATAGGCATTAACATGTACAACACCAAGGAGAACATTCACCTACGTTCCATACACAAACCACAATGCACATAGCTGATTTCCTCGGCATATGAAGTGAGGTTGTCATCGGTTTTACGAAATAAAACGATGACCCAAAAAAGCCTATGcagaaataaataataatcacaTCCTTTTTCATCAGGTTAATTTAAAATCCATCCACTCACATTCACAGCTCATGAGCAGCACAGTGGACACCTAACAAGCCCGTTTTCGTTGCATTTCGGACACCTTTTCGGCTTCTCCTCGTCCTCATCATACACCTTCTTACTGCCACTGCAATTCGGGCACGGAACGAACCTCACATCACCGCACGTATCACACGGCTGTGGAGCAACAAAAGGGAGCCCCTTTATAAGCCTAACCAATTCACCGGCCTCTAGTAATTGCTTTATCACATCAGCTCCCCCAATGTACTTTCCTTTGATAAACACTTGAGGTAAGCTGATATTAGTTTCACCCAATACTTTCTGTAACTCCTTTCTATATGCTACATCCATGGATATATCCCTCTCATCGAGATTCACACATAACCCATGAAAAATCATGCGTACACTGTGGCAATCTTGAAATGTTCTTCGTATTCCCCGTAGGCTTGTGAAGTAAACTACAACTCTGTCCTCAGTACCAGGCAGCCTGAAGGGAGATTCCGGGACTGGAGAAGGGATACCTTTGGAAATGAAATTTGAAGAATCCGATGCTGCTAGCAGCAATTTGGTCAGCTTTATTGGCGTGGGCGAGGGCAGCGGCAAAGCTACTGAATTTGTGGGGCTTGAGGGGTGTTTTGGGGTTTCGAAAATCGAGCATAATTTTCTGACCTTGCCCTTCAAGGAGTTACCGGCGGAGACCATCGAGCCAAAGGAGGAGCTGTACAAACTCTTGATGGAGCCGCTTCGCTGCATGGCCGGGGAATTGTAGAGGCCGAACAGAGGCTTAATGGTAATTTCACCTCCCGCCGccaccgccgccgccgccgccgagGCTTTGAAAGTGCCGGGACATTTGACAATCGTCAAGGAGCTGCACTTATCATCTCTTTGGGATTTTTCCGGGAATTCCATCGCATGGTTCTTGCAATCAGCcatcaaataaacaacaaaaaaaaaatccaaagaatCAAGTGCCCTGAACGGTATTTCCGAGGCCCGGACGGTGGCGGCGGCTGGGTCGTTGATTGGAGCTGGTTCTTGGCTGAAAATGGGTTTTCTAGTTGGGGAAAAAAATCAGAGATCGAATGAAAATGAAGTATTGAAACAGAATCGGGAAAAGTAAACGAAGAGAGAAGGGGAGAAGTAATGATTTTTGAAAAGTTGAATGGAAGCAAAGGCAGTGATGTCACTGTCGACGACACCACCGAGTCCGAAAATGAATATGAGTTTTGGCGTTTGCTTTCGGTGTTCTCTCCTAGATTTAGCCTTTTGttggtattttgttttttaatctcgataaagtatttaattaaaaaatggtattttgttttttaatctcgataaaatatttaattaaaaaatgattttttatatgtattttgtGTATTTCAAACCGTCGAAtgagatattttgttttttaatctcgataaactatttaattaaaaaaatgattttctcATGTATGTTTtgtgtatttcaaatacataCGAAGAGGTCAATTTCTTAACTAAATAATTGATCGAAgttattttacaattttgttGAATACGTCAAACATTTCGAAATTTcacatttaaaacatcatttaaGAGATCTTCTTTTACGTGTAGTACAACTAAATAACTCGTTTATGAAAATGTCCCTTCGTTTATTTTATAACACTCATTatctttctaattttatttattttttaaacaaaaaagtattatttttatatcaaaaatattatttttaatgtagaTATGAATTAGATTGATCgtcttctatatttttttaatattttggtgATCGGTATCAGTAAAATTAAAGTCGAGGATTAATCCCCAAGATTCAAAAAAATGTTTGGTTCAAATCTCACTTTTGTGGGTAATTATCTAGTTTTGATAGGAAATCTCACTCccaattgtataaaaaaaatatcggtaaaattaaatatatattgtacatgtcatcaattttatttattaatagtGTATCGTGACACATATTATAcgtgtttttaataaaaataaataaagaataaagtttttttaattttaaaataaatgttataaatattttgaatggaaattgttggaaataaaataaaatatgaagaaaaGATTTATTATAACATCGTAAAATTACGTAGTTAGTTTGATAAGATGAACGATGTTTTAGACAAATACAAAATTATACTATAACTTTATATAGTTAGTATAAGTGCTCTCGACTCTTGTAATAGTGTTtacaaatgttttaaaaaataattaaagatttttttttaacaaacacTTGTTTTAAGCATTACAAATACTACTATATAGTaataaatatatcaatatattttatatttaacatttattaatattttttccttattttaattttaaaaatatagtaaatatcCATTTTTCTACAACGTAACTCGCTTACAAAAACATTACCACTTGATGGGTGTCATCTTCAACGTGGTTTGTTCTCCTCACTGGAGCACCAATCGGAACATCCTATCGAATCTTTTTGGGTGTTTATATGGAATCTTTCTGTTCCACCCAAAGTGCGGCTATTCTGGTGGAGTATTTCTTATGACTGTATCCCCACTAATCAAAATCTGTTTTGACACCATGTCCCGGTTAGTGAATCTTGTTGTCTGTGTAATTATCCTATGGATTTAACCTGCCACACTCTTTCTTCTGTGCCGCAATAAAACACTTGTGGAAGAACTCTCTTTTTGCTCATATTCTTAAGGGAGCAATACAAACCAGCACTCTAGAGATATGCATGAGGTTGAAAAAACACTTGTCAAAAAAGGAGTTTGAGAATCTTGCAGTCCACACGTGGGGAGTCtggaaagaaaaacaaaattttatccATGGAGATAGGAGCAACCCGATGGCTGACAATGTTTTTGGGAGTTCCGCAATGATTTGTGATTTTAGAAGGGCTCGGAAGAAGGAAAAACTTGCTATTCAGGCTGAGTTGGGTAATCCGGAAAAGAAGTGGATGCCGTCATGGTCATACAATCTCAAGATGAATGTGGATGCAGCAGTGAATAAGGACAAGAATCATTGTAGCGTAGGAAGTGTTGTTCGTGACTCATAAGGTCGTTTTTGCTAGCATTTGGAAAACAAATCAATCAACCAATATCGGTGGTGCATGGTGAGCTTTTAGCGATCCGGGAAGGAATCAAGCTTCTGTATGAGAAAGATCTTCGAGATGTTCAAGTGGCATCAGACTCTCTGTTGGCAGTGCAAGCAGCCACAACCAATCAGGAGAATCTTAGCTACATTGGTTCTTGTGTGGCAGAAATCAACAATCGAATTCAAACACCTATTATTTCAGAATTTATTCATGTGCGATGCTCGGCTAATATAGTAGCCCATTATTTGGCTCGTTTTGTTTTTTCTTCTCCCTCATCCTTTGTGTGGATGAATGGAGAATTTCTAACTTAGTTGGTTAAGCTTGTAATCGACGATTCTTTGCAATAAAATTACGAGTTTTactataaaaaaaacatcacaACTTTTTTTTAgactaaaaagaaaaaaacatcaTCACTTACTATTTCTTTcgtctcaaatatatataacaaagttttttttttttacacatatcAAATCATTagtaaaacaaaatttataagaaaatttcatattttgtccatatttaattaattaaaaaaatgtgtcaAGTTTTCCAAAACTTAGTAATAGGGGTATattagtaaaataataataaaaaatattttatgtagaAAATCGACTATATATTTAAGATAATCGAAAAGAATAAAAGAActaatatataattgatatagACAAAATGTTTTTTTGATCGGTTCAACCATAAAAAACGATTTTGACTATTTTCCAAAGAAATCAATTAAATTTCAAGtaaaattatcaagaaattactGAAAACTAATTGGAAAACCAACTAATTTTATTCAGTCAATCAATTGTATTTCAAACAAAATTATTGAGAAATTACTCAGAAATCATTAACAAAGTTATCATATCCAACTTTCTTATTATATACTAGAGGAAAAATTAATGCTGAGACAAAaagaacttttaaattttacaGAAGACTTTATGTTAACACTAAAATAATGGAgtcaattcaaaaaaaattcgaacTTTTTACTAACTAAATTAGATATTCGagtaaaacataattaattaatcgagtttatatatttatacacTATTTTTTGTATTTGACACGTAGATGTGCACGATAGTGGACGGGAAATCAAaattgtatatgtatatatacaatatatttgttaaaaaatagaTGTAAGACATGTCTATTCAGCTAAATTTTCCATCGTTTTTCCACTGAGCAATTAGAAGCTGGAACCCTAAACAACAGGTTTCTCAAAAACCGCCATTTCCCGTTCAAGCTCCGACCAATGATGTATGGCGGAGATCCTCAGCATCACCAGCAGCAACATTCACGTCCGCCTCCTGGCCCGCCGCTGCCTCAACCACCACAGCACCCCAATCCTCACCAGTTCCAGCATCAGCAGCAGCCGCAACAGTTCCACCATCAGCAGCTACATGATTTCCCGCGGGGTCCACACCCTCCCCCGGGTCCACCGCCGCCTCAAATAACGCGGCAGCCTTCTGCTTCCTCCACTACTCTGAACACTCCCCCACCTGATTTTCAACACCCGTCTGCTCAGCCCTTTTTCTCTATGCAGCAGCCGTATGATGGTAGTAAATATTTGGTTCTCATCTTCTTCTTTATTTGTTATCTTAGTTGCTTCTTTTTATCTGATTTCTTTCGAGGTTACGTTTTTGCCACGTCGTTGTCTTTGTTTTCCTGGAATTTTAGTAATGTGGACAGATTTACACTAGAATTGCACAAAATTTTGGTAATCAA includes:
- the LOC140984314 gene encoding probable ADP-ribosylation factor GTPase-activating protein AGD11 isoform X1 translates to MSVEQGNAETDDVSVPVSDEPGSCLYDLLQKETSPNWVNCPKEGRNTSSKCTQRRLESMLSESGNRFCADCGSRDPKWVSLNIGAFICIKCSGVHRSLGVHISKVLSVKLDEWTDEQVDALIEMGGNAAVNSKYEAYVPDNYKKLRPDSSTEERADFIRRKYEMQQFFNHDLSSCFPSSSSTPHTSSSGCHPESAIDNKKRLEKQTTGHRIQALGQAFRNSWRRGEHKAPKKTNSMAGMVEFVGLIKVNVVRGTNLAVRDMVTSDPYVILSLGNQSMKTRVIKNNLNPVWNERLMLSIPENIPPLKLLVYDKDKFTTDDFMGEAEIDIQPLISAAKASECSSINETTQLGKWKASKENTLVKDGVITLEDGRVKQDISIKLQNVERGVLEIELECVPLTQ
- the LOC140984314 gene encoding probable ADP-ribosylation factor GTPase-activating protein AGD11 isoform X2, whose amino-acid sequence is MSVEQGNAETDDVSVPVSDEPGSCLYDLLQKETSPNWVNCPKEGRNTSSTQRRLESMLSESGNRFCADCGSRDPKWVSLNIGAFICIKCSGVHRSLGVHISKVLSVKLDEWTDEQVDALIEMGGNAAVNSKYEAYVPDNYKKLRPDSSTEERADFIRRKYEMQQFFNHDLSSCFPSSSSTPHTSSSGCHPESAIDNKKRLEKQTTGHRIQALGQAFRNSWRRGEHKAPKKTNSMAGMVEFVGLIKVNVVRGTNLAVRDMVTSDPYVILSLGNQSMKTRVIKNNLNPVWNERLMLSIPENIPPLKLLVYDKDKFTTDDFMGEAEIDIQPLISAAKASECSSINETTQLGKWKASKENTLVKDGVITLEDGRVKQDISIKLQNVERGVLEIELECVPLTQ
- the LOC140985139 gene encoding uncharacterized protein, with the translated sequence MADCKNHAMEFPEKSQRDDKCSSLTIVKCPGTFKASAAAAAVAAGGEITIKPLFGLYNSPAMQRSGSIKSLYSSSFGSMVSAGNSLKGKVRKLCSIFETPKHPSSPTNSVALPLPSPTPIKLTKLLLAASDSSNFISKGIPSPVPESPFRLPGTEDRVVVYFTSLRGIRRTFQDCHSVRMIFHGLCVNLDERDISMDVAYRKELQKVLGETNISLPQVFIKGKYIGGADVIKQLLEAGELVRLIKGLPFVAPQPCDTCGDVRFVPCPNCSGSKKVYDEDEEKPKRCPKCNENGLVRCPLCCS